The Parus major isolate Abel chromosome Z, Parus_major1.1, whole genome shotgun sequence genome has a window encoding:
- the ATG12 gene encoding ubiquitin-like protein ATG12, protein MAELEEQAPPAAVQSTGRSDGGEETSEGGAATSPPEPGPPPAGSPGTEESAGDAKKKIDVLLKAVGDTPIMRTKKWAVERTRTIQGLVDFIKKFLKLMASEQLFIYVNQSFAPSPDQEVGTLYECFGSDGKLVLHYCKTQAWG, encoded by the exons ATGGCGGAGCTCGAGGAGCAGGCGCCGCCCGCCGCGGTGCAGAGCACCGGCCGGAGCGACGGCGGAGAGGAGACCTCGGAGGGCGGAGCAGCGACGAGCCCCCCCGAACCAGGCCCGCCCCCGGCCGGGTCGCCAGGCACCGAGGAGTCCGCGGGCGACgctaaaaagaaaa TTGATGTGCTGCTGAAGGCTGTGGGCGACACCCCCATCATGAGGACCAAGAAATGGGCGGTGGAGCGGACCCGGACCATCCAGGGCCTCGTGGACTTCATCAAAAAGTTCCTCAAGCTGATGGCCTCCGAACAGCTG TTCATATATGTTAACCAGTCTTTTGCTCCATCTCCAGACCAAGAAGTGGGGACCCTCTATGAG tgttTTGGAAGTGATGGCAAGCTTGTACTGCATTATTGCAAAACTCAGGCTTGGGGATGA
- the CDO1 gene encoding cysteine dioxygenase type 1, producing MMEQPVQTETWKARSLEELIRILHQIFAEDKVSVEEVQTLMESYESNPEEWLQYAKFDQYRYTRNLVDSGNGKFNLMILCWGEGHGSSIHDHTDSHCFMKILQGNLKETLFEWPGKKGNGEMTKKSERVLRENQCAYINDSIGLHRVENISHTEPAVSLHLYSPPFDTCNTFDQRTGHKHKVTMTFYSQFGERTVCATGAPQENN from the exons ATGATGGAGCAGCCGGTGCAGACGGAGACGTGGAAGGCGCggagcctggaggagctgaTCCGTATCCTCCATCAAATATTCGCCGAGGACAAAGTCAGCGTGGAGGAGGTCCAAACGCTGATGGAGTCGTACGAGAGCAACCCCGAGGAGTGGCTGCAGTACGCCAAGTTCGACCAGTACAG GTATACAAGAAATCTTGTGGACAGTGGAAATGGAAAGTTCAACTTGATGATCTTGTGTTGGGGTGAAGGTCATGGCAG CAGTATCCATGATCACACTGACTCACACTGCTTTATGAAGATCCTCCAGGGAAATCTAAAGGAGACTCTGTTTGAATGgcctgggaaaaaaggaaatggtgaAATGACTAAGAAATCAGAACGAGTTTTGAGGGAAAATCAATGTGCCTACATTAATG ACTCCATTGGCCTGCACCGTGTGGAGAACATAAGCCACACAGAGCCTGCTGTTAGCCTGCATTTGTACAGCCCACCCTTCGATACCTGTAACACCTTTGATCAGAGGACTGGGCACAAGCACAAAGTCACAATGACCTTCTACAGCCAGTTTGGAGAAAGGACTGTCTGC